One Novosphingobium sp. 9U DNA window includes the following coding sequences:
- a CDS encoding TonB-dependent receptor produces the protein MSSQAAYADTSAEPGDVSAAASDANPAEQSSDIIVTGTRRAARLQDVPVSVVAISQDAIRNSGYKAATDIPYIAPGVSFNPQLGAGFTIRGLGTQGFDYNLEKAVGIVVDEVVQGMPRTIGFNTFADIERIEVLKGPQGTLFGKNASAGVIYVVTQKPMFDEFSVEGSMRYGERKEVRFDNSVNLPLANNLALRLTGIYQSQDGYLSNRYDNSKGGGYRDYGIKAKLLWQATDNLEVYLIADVQDHHDDGLGGLGTVRSLGPYTAPVPANSSTLIDFPSLLAAAGITPGSKNLAYSHNVGDEVYIKQKDAQAQITYAIGDYSLKSITAYTEARVGSSFDQDQTQANFYDLNDARQKSHQFSQESRLSSPKGGLIDYVVGAFFYDAKTNAAERSGGVRNMTLPPNTLSAALVAADANYPSSIRSFAIFGEGNIHLTDRFTVVGGGRFTRDRVEASYFPTTDPIYTFLGSVPAAVSAKRKASDFSGKVTLQYKPFEDAMFYATYSTGYKAPAVGTSIGSLRPVDKETVVNYEIGARTQMFDRRLTVNLSLFHERFNNFQTTVSQVGADGITRSVLANAPHVLSRGIEGEVIARVTPNLALGGNASYAPTKYQNFLAPCYSGQPRLSAPGRGCYVLGTGTVNDVSGLPSIQAPKMTFNINGDFSIDLGERMKFFANANYYHRSSAWSVAGNPNTIIPAYGIFNGSIGIGASDGRMRLSVYGRNIFDKIFVSRIQTITFAPAGSYLQYVSGEGRRTLGVRLDYR, from the coding sequence ATGTCCTCGCAGGCTGCCTATGCCGATACCTCGGCCGAGCCCGGCGACGTCAGTGCCGCTGCATCGGATGCCAACCCTGCGGAACAGTCGTCCGACATCATTGTGACAGGCACGCGACGCGCTGCGCGGCTTCAGGACGTCCCGGTATCGGTCGTCGCCATCAGCCAGGACGCCATTCGCAATTCCGGCTATAAGGCGGCGACCGACATCCCCTACATCGCGCCTGGCGTGTCGTTCAATCCACAGCTCGGCGCCGGCTTCACCATCCGCGGCTTGGGCACCCAGGGCTTCGACTACAACCTGGAGAAGGCCGTCGGCATCGTCGTCGACGAGGTGGTGCAGGGCATGCCGCGCACCATCGGCTTCAACACGTTCGCCGACATCGAGCGGATCGAAGTTCTAAAGGGACCGCAAGGCACGCTGTTCGGCAAGAACGCGTCGGCCGGCGTCATCTATGTCGTCACCCAGAAGCCCATGTTCGACGAATTCAGTGTCGAGGGCTCGATGCGATACGGCGAGCGGAAGGAGGTTCGCTTCGACAACAGCGTCAATCTGCCGCTGGCGAACAACCTCGCGCTCCGGCTGACGGGCATCTACCAGAGCCAGGACGGTTACCTCTCCAACCGCTATGACAACTCGAAGGGTGGCGGCTACCGGGACTACGGCATCAAGGCCAAGCTCCTGTGGCAGGCGACCGACAACTTGGAAGTCTATCTGATCGCCGACGTGCAGGATCATCATGACGATGGCCTCGGAGGTCTGGGGACGGTGCGCTCGCTCGGCCCGTACACCGCTCCAGTTCCGGCGAACTCCAGCACCCTCATTGACTTCCCGAGCCTGCTCGCCGCCGCCGGAATCACTCCGGGCAGCAAGAATCTCGCCTATTCCCATAACGTCGGGGACGAGGTTTACATCAAGCAGAAGGACGCCCAGGCTCAGATCACCTATGCCATCGGCGACTATTCGCTGAAATCGATCACCGCCTATACCGAAGCGCGCGTGGGATCATCGTTCGACCAGGATCAAACGCAGGCCAATTTCTACGATCTCAACGACGCGCGGCAGAAATCGCACCAGTTCAGCCAAGAATCCCGCCTGAGCTCGCCGAAGGGCGGCCTGATCGACTATGTCGTCGGCGCATTCTTCTATGACGCCAAGACCAATGCGGCGGAGCGCTCGGGCGGCGTACGCAACATGACCCTGCCGCCCAACACGCTGTCTGCCGCACTCGTCGCTGCCGACGCCAACTATCCGTCGTCGATCCGCAGTTTCGCAATCTTCGGCGAAGGCAATATCCACCTGACTGATCGCTTCACCGTGGTGGGTGGCGGGCGGTTCACGCGCGATCGGGTGGAGGCCAGCTACTTCCCGACGACCGACCCGATCTACACTTTCCTGGGCAGCGTGCCGGCAGCGGTGAGCGCAAAGCGCAAGGCCAGCGATTTTTCGGGTAAGGTCACCCTGCAGTACAAGCCGTTCGAGGACGCGATGTTCTATGCGACCTATTCGACCGGCTACAAGGCGCCGGCGGTGGGCACCTCCATCGGATCGCTGCGGCCGGTCGACAAGGAAACGGTCGTCAACTACGAAATTGGCGCCCGTACGCAGATGTTCGACAGGCGCCTGACTGTGAACCTCAGCCTATTCCACGAGCGTTTCAACAACTTCCAGACCACGGTCTCGCAGGTCGGGGCCGACGGTATCACCCGTTCGGTGCTGGCCAATGCACCGCATGTGCTGTCGCGCGGCATCGAGGGCGAAGTCATCGCCCGGGTCACCCCCAACCTGGCCCTGGGCGGCAACGCGTCCTATGCGCCGACCAAGTACCAGAATTTCCTCGCGCCCTGCTACAGCGGCCAGCCGCGTCTCTCCGCACCCGGCCGCGGCTGCTACGTGCTGGGCACCGGCACGGTCAACGACGTGTCGGGACTGCCGTCGATCCAGGCTCCGAAGATGACCTTCAACATCAACGGAGACTTTTCGATCGACCTCGGCGAGCGCATGAAGTTCTTCGCGAACGCCAACTACTACCATCGAAGCAGCGCTTGGTCCGTGGCGGGCAACCCCAACACGATCATCCCCGCCTATGGCATCTTCAACGGGTCGATCGGCATCGGCGCGTCTGATGGGCGGATGCGCCTGAGCGTCTACGGCCGCAACATCTTCGACAAGATCTTCGTCTCGCGCATCCAGACGATCACCTTCGCGCCGGCCGGCAGCTATCTCCAATATGTCTCGGGAGAAGGACGGCGTACGCTTGGCGTGCGGCTTGACTATCGCT
- a CDS encoding ImmA/IrrE family metallo-endopeptidase: MGLESRPSAQARGIEERAIKVLSTPLDDIDGLAARVMRNGRHGARVIVMRRDIWVERKRFNLAHELGHMVMMPTAEVEDPANVRHR, encoded by the coding sequence ATGGGCCTGGAATCACGACCCAGTGCCCAAGCTCGCGGGATCGAAGAACGCGCCATCAAGGTTCTCTCGACTCCACTTGACGACATTGACGGCCTCGCCGCGCGCGTCATGCGCAACGGGCGCCATGGCGCTCGCGTGATCGTCATGCGGAGAGACATCTGGGTAGAGCGCAAACGCTTCAACCTCGCGCACGAACTCGGCCATATGGTGATGATGCCTACTGCAGAGGTCGAAGATCCTGCAAACGTGCGGCACCGCTAA
- a CDS encoding NAD(P)-dependent oxidoreductase — translation MQMAGKKVLITGASGLVAFPVAAELAKRNEVYALARWSDPEQKGAMQKAGAEPIIFDLTNEDVSSLPRSIDVVINYAVLPPKFGNMAYDVNTGATGRLARHYRDAEAFVHGSTGSLYEYQGERPLSEEDPYGLHSGGENYAASKIGAEYMLKHLSVDYKLPVTIVRIFSFYGPRGGGVTQRIDQVARGVPVSVYPGVRNFHTPLYESDYVQKTIAAAAIAKVGCETVNVGGSEVVTTQEYCRLAGEILGKEPIFVENGNSWPIWADTSKMERLLGPSKVSVREGIRQVIERFDQRLDNPHHVLGAAEVAD, via the coding sequence ATGCAAATGGCCGGCAAAAAGGTGCTCATCACGGGGGCGAGCGGGCTCGTCGCCTTTCCAGTCGCTGCGGAACTCGCCAAGCGCAATGAGGTGTATGCTTTGGCGCGCTGGTCCGATCCCGAGCAGAAAGGGGCCATGCAGAAGGCAGGTGCAGAGCCAATCATTTTTGATCTGACAAACGAGGATGTCTCTTCGCTCCCGCGGTCGATCGACGTGGTGATCAACTACGCCGTGCTGCCGCCCAAGTTCGGCAATATGGCCTATGACGTGAACACCGGCGCTACGGGGCGGCTCGCACGCCATTACCGTGACGCCGAGGCCTTCGTTCACGGTAGCACAGGTTCACTTTACGAGTACCAAGGCGAGCGCCCGCTGAGCGAGGAAGACCCCTATGGTCTCCACAGCGGTGGAGAGAATTATGCCGCCAGCAAGATCGGCGCCGAATACATGTTGAAGCACCTCAGCGTCGATTATAAGCTGCCGGTGACGATCGTGCGCATCTTTTCCTTTTATGGGCCGCGCGGGGGCGGCGTGACCCAGCGCATCGATCAAGTGGCACGCGGAGTGCCCGTGAGTGTCTACCCTGGCGTGCGCAACTTCCACACGCCGTTGTACGAAAGTGACTACGTCCAGAAGACAATCGCCGCAGCGGCAATCGCCAAGGTTGGCTGCGAGACCGTCAACGTCGGGGGATCCGAAGTGGTGACCACACAGGAGTACTGCCGGCTTGCGGGCGAGATCCTAGGCAAGGAACCGATCTTCGTGGAGAACGGGAACTCTTGGCCAATCTGGGCAGACACGTCCAAGATGGAGCGACTGTTGGGGCCGAGCAAAGTATCTGTTCGTGAGGGTATCCGACAAGTCATAGAGAGGTTCGACCAGCGCCTTGACAATCCCCATCACGTTCTTGGTGCAGCGGAGGTTGCCGACTGA